The stretch of DNA gAGTCAAGGAAGGAAAGtaagaatgaagagagaaaaaaggggaagaaagaaaaagaggatgacCGGAAGGATAAGAAAATTGCTGTTTCCGATTTATCCAGAAAAGAGTCCCCAAAGAGtaaaaaggacagagagaaggagaaagtgggACTAGATAAAGGTTCTAAAGccaaggaaaataggaaaaaatcaacaaatataaagGATATTTCTGGTAAAACGACATCCAGagacaaagaagacagaaaggatgGCAGAAGCTCTACCAGACAGGCACATTTAGCAAAGGGAAgtaaccagaaaagaaagaac from Desmodus rotundus isolate HL8 chromosome 8, HLdesRot8A.1, whole genome shotgun sequence encodes:
- the ASPH gene encoding aspartyl/asparaginyl beta-hydroxylase isoform X13, whose amino-acid sequence is MAEDTKHGGHKNGKKGVLSGSSFFTWFMVIALLGVWTSVAVVWFDLVDYEEVLGKLGVYDADGDGDFDVDDAKVLLEGPGGVAKRKTKAKELTKEELKKEKEKPESRKESKNEERKKGKKEKEDDRKDKKIAVSDLSRKESPKSKKDREKEKVGLDKGSKAKENRKKSTNIKDISGKTTSRDKEDRKDGRSSTRQAHLAKGSNQKRKN